TATTGGAATAAGGGAGAAAAGAAAAACCTTATCTTTGATTAAAGGAAGAACCATCAATTCACAGATGACCTGCTATGATGCTTATTCCAATAACCCTATCCTTGGAAGGCTAATTGAGTTTTTTGGAATAAAGGTTGGCAAAAATGGTAGATGGGATCTAAAGAGGATGATAAGGCTTTCCAAGGGATTTCTTGCTCAATTTTTATCTGGTTTATTTGATGGCGATGGAAGTATTAGAACAAGGAAGTATGAAGGTAAATTGGGTGTTTCTGATGCATATTTTTGTATTGAGGATGAAAAGGCCGCCTTTGACCTTGGATTTATATTAAAGAGATTTGGGGTTATTGGAAATATAAGAAAGGCTGGTTCGGTTTATAAAATAGAGGTCTATGGTGATAATTTAAAGAAGCTTTGTGAGATTCTTTCCTTAAGGCATCCGAGAAAGAAAGAGATTTTAGAAAAAATAAGAAGCCTTGAGACATTTGGGAAAACACAGAGTGAAATGCTGCCTTATTCTGTAGGCAAAGCAATTACAGAAATTCCTGAAAGTAAAGAGATTCTTCCTCCCTCTACCTACTTTTACTACAAGACAGGAAGATCAAGACCTGTATTAAAAAATGTAGAAAAGATAATAAAAGTATCTCGCTCAAAATTCCTAAAGTCAATGATTCGCTCTGATTTCTTCCTTGATTCTATTGTGGGGATAAAAAAGGTTTCTTCCAAAGAAAGATATGTCTATAACCTTACCCTTTCTGACACCCATTGCTATTTTGCCAATTCATTGCTCATCCAAAATTGCGGTTGTTTCGAGTGTATCTCGGTTGTCCTTCCTTCTGTTTCTGGAATTATGATTGTTGATAGAGACCACGCTGGAATGACCCCTTGCGGCATGAAATTTTCAACCTTAGCAGGTTCGGTAGGTGGAGGCCAGCAAACCCCTGGATTTATTGGCCATTCAAAGTTCTATATCGGCTCAAAAAAGTATCTTAAGGCAGAGGGTGGCATAAAAAGGCTTGTCTGGATGCCAAACAAATTAAAGGAAGCAATGGCTGATGTTTTAAAAAGAAGGGGAGAAGAAGAGGGGATTCCTGATCTCCTTGACCTGATTGCCACAGAGGAGGCTACAATTTCTGAAGAGGGTGTCTTAAGCTGGTGTAAAAGGGTTAACCATCCTGTCCTATCAATGGAAGCAATAATATAACTAACTGTATGGTTAAAGTAGAGAAAGATTACAAAATTGAATTTCCAAAAGATTTAAGGAAAAGGATGCACATAAAGCCAGGAGATGAACTTAAACTTCTTGGAGATAAAAATGGAAGTTGCATTATTATCAAAAAAGAAGTTACAAGTGTGACCCAACAA
The bacterium genome window above contains:
- a CDS encoding AbrB/MazE/SpoVT family DNA-binding domain-containing protein; its protein translation is MVKVEKDYKIEFPKDLRKRMHIKPGDELKLLGDKNGSCIIIKKEVTSVTQQTFGIWKDEADGIEYMDKMRYRWKRQES